One part of the Paracoccus sp. MBLB3053 genome encodes these proteins:
- a CDS encoding NAD(P)(+) transhydrogenase (Re/Si-specific) subunit beta produces MEFGVSTAAYVVAAVLFILSLGGLSGQESAKRAVWYGISAMALAVVATLFGPGAGNWFLSLVMLAIGGSIGWVVAKRVQMTEMPQLVAAMHSLVGLAAVIIGFNAQFELSRVLRIKASGAEAAFHGFAAVLAHKTPAEIAMLKVEVFLGIFIGAVTFTGSVVAFGKLAGKIDGKPRKLPGGHMLNAGAVALSLLFGILYCAGVGPAVFWLILIAALALFIGYHLIMGIGGADMPVVVSMLNSYSGWAAAAIGFTLGNDLLIVVGALVGSSGAILSYIMCKAMNRHFVSVILGGFGGTAGPAMEIEGEQVAIDADSVAAALNDADEIVIVPGYGMAVAQAQQSVSELTRKLRAKGKNVRFAIHPVAGRLPGHMNVLLAEAKVPYDIVLEMDEINEDFPSTDVVIVIGSNDIVNPAAQEDPNSPIAGMPVLEVWKAKQVFVSKRGQGTGYSGIENPLFYKENTRMFYGDAKKSIDQLLPMID; encoded by the coding sequence ATGGAATTCGGAGTAAGCACCGCCGCCTATGTGGTCGCGGCCGTCCTCTTCATCCTGTCGCTGGGCGGGCTGTCGGGGCAGGAAAGCGCCAAGCGTGCGGTCTGGTACGGCATCAGCGCGATGGCGCTGGCCGTGGTGGCCACGCTGTTCGGCCCCGGCGCGGGGAACTGGTTCCTGTCGCTGGTGATGCTGGCCATCGGCGGCAGCATCGGCTGGGTGGTCGCCAAGCGCGTCCAGATGACCGAGATGCCGCAGCTTGTCGCCGCGATGCACAGCCTGGTCGGCCTCGCCGCCGTCATCATCGGCTTCAATGCGCAGTTCGAACTGTCGCGCGTGCTGCGGATCAAGGCGTCCGGCGCTGAAGCCGCCTTCCATGGCTTCGCCGCCGTTCTCGCGCACAAGACCCCGGCCGAAATCGCCATGCTCAAGGTCGAGGTCTTCCTGGGCATCTTCATCGGCGCAGTGACCTTCACCGGCTCGGTCGTGGCCTTCGGCAAGCTTGCCGGCAAGATCGACGGCAAGCCCAGGAAACTGCCGGGCGGCCATATGCTGAACGCGGGCGCCGTGGCGCTGTCGCTTCTTTTCGGCATCCTTTATTGCGCAGGTGTCGGCCCTGCGGTGTTCTGGCTGATCCTGATCGCGGCGCTCGCGCTTTTCATCGGCTATCACCTGATCATGGGCATTGGCGGGGCGGACATGCCGGTCGTCGTCTCGATGCTGAACAGCTATTCCGGCTGGGCGGCCGCGGCCATCGGCTTCACGCTCGGCAATGACCTCCTGATCGTCGTGGGTGCGCTGGTCGGCTCTTCGGGTGCGATCCTGAGCTACATCATGTGCAAGGCGATGAACCGCCATTTCGTCAGCGTCATCCTGGGCGGCTTCGGCGGCACCGCCGGCCCCGCGATGGAAATCGAGGGCGAACAGGTCGCGATCGACGCCGACAGCGTCGCGGCCGCGCTGAACGACGCCGATGAAATCGTCATCGTTCCGGGCTATGGCATGGCCGTGGCGCAGGCCCAGCAATCGGTCAGCGAACTGACCCGCAAGCTGCGCGCCAAGGGCAAGAACGTCCGATTCGCCATCCACCCTGTCGCCGGGCGCCTGCCGGGGCACATGAACGTGCTCTTGGCCGAAGCCAAGGTTCCCTATGACATCGTCCTGGAAATGGACGAGATCAACGAGGATTTCCCCTCGACCGACGTGGTCATCGTGATCGGCTCGAACGACATCGTGAACCCGGCGGCGCAGGAAGACCCGAACAGCCCGATCGCCGGCATGCCGGTCCTGGAAGTCTGGAAGGCCAAGCAGGTCTTCGTCAGCAAGCGCGGCCAGGGGACGGGCTATTCCGGCATCGAGAACCCGTTGTTCTACAAGGAAAATACCCGGATGTTCTATGGCGACGCCAAGAAGTCGATCGACCAGCTCCTGCCCATGATCGACTGA
- a CDS encoding Re/Si-specific NAD(P)(+) transhydrogenase subunit alpha — protein MKIGALKESYEGEARVAITPASAAHLKKLGHDVFVESGAGVGAGFTDAAYEAAGITLEPTALALINDVDVVVKVRPPSETEIGQMRHGQTLISHFYPAQNAELLEAAREQGITAIAMDMVPRISRAQKMDALSSMANIAGYRAVIEAANNFGRFFTGQVTAAGKVPPAKVLVVGAGVAGLAAIGAATSLGAQVYAFDVRPEVAEQIESMGAEFVYLDFKEQAQDGAATGGYAAPSSPEFREKQLEKFRELAPDMDIVITTALIPGRDAPKLWTTDMVQAMKPGSVIVDLAAERGGNCELTVPDERFVTENGVVIIGYTDFPSRMGAQASELYGNNIRHMLTDLTPGKDGKLVQNMEDDVIRGATVTHDGDVTWPPPPPKVAAIAAQKPREKAKELTAEERRAKELAAFKAQTKSQITLLGAGAVLMLLIGSFAPASFLSHFIVFVLACFVGFQVIWNVSHSLHTPLMAITNAISSIIIVGALLQIGSGSWLVMLLAALSVLMAGVNIFGGFLVTRRMLAMFQKS, from the coding sequence GTGAAGATCGGCGCTTTGAAAGAGAGCTACGAGGGAGAGGCGCGCGTCGCGATCACTCCTGCTTCGGCCGCCCATCTCAAGAAACTGGGCCATGATGTCTTTGTCGAATCCGGGGCCGGGGTGGGGGCCGGGTTTACGGATGCGGCCTATGAGGCGGCGGGGATCACGCTTGAACCCACGGCCCTGGCGCTGATCAACGACGTCGATGTCGTGGTCAAGGTCCGTCCGCCCAGCGAAACCGAGATCGGCCAGATGCGCCACGGCCAGACGCTGATCTCGCATTTCTATCCGGCGCAGAACGCAGAGCTTCTGGAAGCGGCGCGGGAACAGGGCATCACCGCCATCGCCATGGACATGGTGCCGCGCATCTCGCGCGCACAGAAGATGGACGCGCTGTCCTCGATGGCGAATATCGCGGGCTACCGCGCGGTGATCGAGGCCGCGAACAATTTCGGACGTTTCTTCACCGGCCAGGTGACGGCTGCGGGCAAGGTCCCCCCCGCCAAGGTTCTGGTTGTGGGTGCGGGCGTCGCGGGCCTTGCCGCGATCGGCGCGGCGACCAGCCTTGGCGCGCAGGTCTATGCCTTCGACGTGCGCCCCGAAGTCGCCGAGCAGATCGAATCGATGGGCGCGGAATTCGTCTATCTCGATTTCAAGGAACAGGCGCAGGACGGTGCGGCCACCGGCGGCTATGCCGCCCCGTCGAGCCCGGAATTCCGCGAAAAGCAGCTGGAGAAATTCCGCGAGCTTGCGCCCGACATGGACATCGTCATCACCACGGCGCTGATCCCCGGCCGCGATGCGCCCAAGCTCTGGACCACCGACATGGTCCAGGCGATGAAGCCCGGTTCGGTCATCGTCGATCTTGCGGCCGAGCGCGGCGGCAATTGCGAACTGACCGTTCCCGACGAACGCTTCGTCACCGAAAACGGTGTCGTCATCATCGGCTATACCGACTTCCCGTCGCGGATGGGGGCGCAGGCCTCCGAGCTTTACGGCAACAATATCCGCCACATGCTGACCGACCTGACGCCCGGCAAGGATGGCAAGCTCGTCCAGAACATGGAAGACGACGTCATCCGCGGTGCGACCGTCACCCATGATGGTGACGTGACCTGGCCACCGCCGCCGCCCAAGGTCGCGGCGATTGCGGCGCAGAAACCACGCGAAAAGGCCAAGGAACTGACGGCGGAAGAACGGCGGGCCAAGGAACTGGCAGCCTTCAAGGCGCAGACGAAGTCGCAGATCACGCTGCTGGGTGCCGGTGCGGTGCTGATGCTTCTCATCGGCAGCTTCGCGCCCGCCAGCTTCCTGTCGCATTTCATCGTGTTCGTTCTGGCCTGTTTCGTGGGCTTTCAGGTCATCTGGAATGTCAGCCATTCCCTGCACACGCCCCTGATGGCGATCACCAACGCGATCTCGTCGATCATCATCGTCGGCGCGCTTCTGCAGATCGGCTCGGGGTCATGGCTCGTGATGCTCTTGGCCGCGCTGTCGGTCCTGATGGCGGGCGTCAACATCTTCGGTGGTTTCCTGGTCACGCGCCGGATGCTCGCCATGTTCCAGAAGTCGTAA
- a CDS encoding malate synthase G — protein sequence MARLEKAGLRVDGALADFINERALPGSGVDQRRFWEGLSKLLHEFGPRNRALLARREELQATIDAWHIARQGQPADAGAYRDFLSEIGYLVPEGEDFRIETAATDPEFASVAGPQLVVPITNARYALNAANARWGSLYDALYGTDAMGDLPEGKGYDALRGARVIAWGRDFLDQSVPLADGSWSDITSLAVRDGALVPALRDGAKFAGFNGSAESPSDIFLKNNGLLIRIVIDPSTPVGGQDKAGISDVVLESALSAIMDCEDSVACVDGEDKALAYGNWLGLMDGTLAEEVVKGGKSFTRKLNPDVTFTGPDGASVTHKGRALMLVRNVGHLMTTPAILDRDGNEVFEGLLDAMVTALCAKRDLDKDGAKNSVTGSIYVVKPKMHGPEEVAFASEIFDFVEDVLGLPRHTVKLGIMDEERRTSANLKECIRAAKHRVAFINTGFLDRTGDEIHTSMEAGAMIAKGEMKTQPWISAYEDRNVDIGLACGLAGKAQIGKGMWAIPDKMADMLAQKIGHPMSGANTAWVPSPTAATLHATHYHKVDVHARQAEIAALKRPARLDDLLTIPLAGGRNYSDAEITRELENNCQGILGYVVRWVDQGIGCSKVPDINDIGLMEDRATLRISAQSLANWLHHGIVAETQVMDAMRKMAGVVDRQNEGDPAYQPMAPGYDGVAFQAACDLVFLGRVQPSGYTEPVLHARRLQAKADQAA from the coding sequence ATGGCGCGCTTGGAAAAGGCAGGTTTGCGAGTGGACGGAGCACTTGCGGACTTCATCAATGAACGCGCCCTGCCGGGCAGCGGCGTCGACCAGCGCCGCTTCTGGGAGGGACTCTCGAAGCTGCTGCACGAGTTCGGCCCGCGCAATCGCGCGCTGCTGGCGCGCCGCGAGGAATTGCAGGCCACGATCGACGCCTGGCACATCGCCAGGCAGGGCCAGCCCGCCGATGCCGGTGCCTATCGCGACTTCCTGTCCGAAATCGGCTATCTCGTCCCCGAAGGCGAGGATTTCCGGATCGAGACAGCGGCGACCGACCCGGAATTCGCCAGTGTCGCGGGTCCGCAGCTGGTCGTGCCGATCACCAATGCGCGCTACGCGCTGAATGCGGCCAATGCCCGCTGGGGCAGCCTCTACGATGCGCTTTACGGCACGGATGCGATGGGCGACCTGCCCGAAGGCAAGGGCTATGACGCCTTGCGCGGCGCGCGCGTGATCGCCTGGGGCCGCGATTTCCTGGACCAGTCGGTGCCGCTTGCCGATGGGTCCTGGTCGGACATCACCTCGCTGGCCGTGCGTGACGGTGCACTTGTCCCGGCGCTGCGGGATGGCGCGAAATTCGCGGGCTTCAACGGATCGGCGGAATCGCCCAGCGATATCTTCCTGAAGAACAACGGCCTCCTGATCCGCATCGTCATCGACCCCTCGACCCCGGTCGGCGGGCAGGACAAGGCAGGGATTTCCGATGTCGTTCTTGAATCGGCGCTGTCCGCGATCATGGATTGCGAAGATTCTGTCGCCTGCGTCGATGGCGAAGACAAGGCCCTGGCCTATGGCAACTGGCTCGGGCTGATGGACGGCACCCTTGCCGAAGAGGTCGTGAAGGGCGGGAAAAGCTTCACCCGCAAGCTCAACCCTGACGTGACCTTCACCGGGCCCGACGGCGCGAGCGTGACGCATAAGGGCCGCGCCCTGATGCTTGTGCGCAATGTCGGCCACCTGATGACCACGCCCGCCATTCTTGACCGCGACGGCAACGAGGTCTTCGAAGGCTTGCTCGACGCCATGGTCACCGCGCTTTGCGCCAAGCGCGATCTCGACAAGGACGGGGCGAAGAACTCGGTCACCGGCTCGATCTATGTCGTGAAACCCAAGATGCACGGCCCCGAAGAAGTCGCCTTTGCCAGCGAGATCTTCGATTTCGTCGAGGACGTGCTGGGTCTTCCGCGCCACACGGTCAAGCTGGGCATCATGGACGAGGAACGTCGCACCAGCGCGAACCTCAAGGAATGCATCCGCGCCGCGAAACATCGCGTGGCCTTCATCAATACCGGCTTCCTCGACCGGACCGGGGACGAAATCCACACCTCGATGGAAGCGGGCGCGATGATCGCCAAGGGCGAGATGAAGACGCAGCCCTGGATCTCGGCCTATGAAGACCGCAACGTCGATATCGGCCTCGCCTGCGGACTTGCCGGCAAGGCGCAGATCGGCAAGGGCATGTGGGCCATTCCCGACAAGATGGCTGACATGCTCGCGCAGAAGATTGGCCATCCGATGTCCGGCGCGAACACGGCCTGGGTGCCAAGCCCGACGGCCGCGACGCTGCATGCGACCCATTATCACAAGGTCGATGTCCATGCCCGGCAGGCCGAGATCGCCGCGCTGAAGCGGCCCGCGCGCCTCGACGATCTGCTGACCATCCCGCTGGCGGGGGGCCGGAACTACAGCGATGCCGAAATCACGCGTGAGCTGGAAAACAACTGCCAGGGCATCCTGGGCTATGTCGTGCGCTGGGTCGATCAGGGCATCGGCTGCTCGAAAGTGCCCGACATCAACGATATCGGCCTGATGGAAGACCGCGCCACGCTGCGGATTTCGGCCCAGTCGCTGGCGAACTGGCTGCATCACGGGATCGTGGCGGAAACGCAGGTCATGGACGCGATGCGCAAGATGGCGGGCGTCGTCGATCGCCAGAACGAAGGCGATCCAGCCTATCAGCCGATGGCCCCCGGTTATGACGGCGTGGCGTTCCAGGCGGCTTGCGATCTGGTCTTCCTGGGCCGGGTCCAGCCTTCGGGCTATACCGAGCCGGTCCTGCACGCACGCCGGCTTCAGGCCAAGGCCGACCAGGCCGCCTGA